One Campylobacter sp. RM16192 genomic region harbors:
- a CDS encoding Cj0814 family flagellar-dependent secreted protein, with the protein MAQSLNLEMVQQATQILQVSTQNFSGATPLNSNLQTNINQVKFTPNTYGYSIDSESFMGSDFNKAAGLPENFKIHKSTLDEIYDYNERSYIHKPTYNTKTFENIDMADTVKQNTISFFKT; encoded by the coding sequence TTGGCACAAAGCCTAAACTTAGAAATGGTTCAGCAGGCTACTCAAATTTTACAAGTAAGTACACAAAACTTTTCTGGTGCTACACCCTTAAATTCAAATTTGCAAACAAATATAAATCAAGTTAAATTTACACCAAATACTTATGGGTATAGCATAGATAGCGAAAGTTTTATGGGAAGCGACTTCAATAAGGCTGCCGGGCTTCCTGAAAACTTTAAAATTCATAAATCAACTCTTGATGAAATTTATGACTACAATGAAAGAAGTTATATACATAAACCTACATACAATACTAAAACCTTTGAAAATATAGATATGGCAGATACCGTAAAACAAAATACTATAAGCTTTTTCAAAACGTAG
- a CDS encoding CPCC family cysteine-rich protein has translation MIRCPCCGYLTMKYINANDGFCVDICPVCHWQFDNISNSRPNISVGPNSVSLNQAKENYKKIGAKEERLLQYVRPPTKEEFADKRIKCPCCGYLTIVDKEDKNLIQDVCPVCFWQYNTEAINNPSKIIEPNIVSLNEARQNYKEYKASSKLGSINAREPMDDELL, from the coding sequence ATGATTAGATGTCCTTGCTGCGGATACTTAACTATGAAATATATAAATGCAAATGACGGCTTTTGTGTTGATATATGTCCTGTTTGTCATTGGCAATTTGATAATATTTCAAATTCTCGTCCTAATATATCAGTAGGTCCAAATTCAGTATCCTTAAATCAAGCCAAAGAAAATTATAAAAAGATAGGAGCGAAAGAAGAAAGACTCTTGCAATATGTCCGTCCTCCTACTAAAGAGGAATTTGCGGATAAACGGATAAAATGTCCTTGCTGCGGATATCTAACCATAGTAGATAAAGAGGATAAGAATTTAATACAAGATGTTTGTCCTGTTTGTTTTTGGCAATATAATACAGAAGCTATAAATAACCCGAGTAAAATAATAGAGCCAAATATAGTATCTTTAAATGAGGCTAGACAAAACTATAAAGAGTATAAAGCTTCAAGTAAGCTAGGCTCTATAAATGCGAGAGAGCCTATGGATGATGAGTTGCTTTAA
- a CDS encoding radical SAM protein, whose amino-acid sequence MSIVFGPVSSRRFGISLGIDLSPDKKSCNFDCVYCELTASKTVDKISNPISVDEILKEVSAVLKIHKDIDVITLTANGEPTLYPNLKELIYRLNLIKDSTKLLILSNGTGVLNSKIYDAILALDIVKFSLDSAIQKTFRKIDRGDKNFIVSDLIEKMSEFRKEFRGELVLEILVVKGLNDTKDEFEALNFAINKISPSRVDISTIDRPPAYPVKGVSRDTLEELANCIINTPCVIASAKYGGTMLDFTKEELLELSCRRPQSEIDVKNSFSESSKRNLNELIKEGKIYEANVGGVKFYKISRFE is encoded by the coding sequence ATGTCCATTGTTTTTGGACCGGTTAGCTCCAGGCGGTTTGGTATATCGCTTGGAATTGACCTGTCTCCTGACAAAAAATCTTGCAATTTTGATTGTGTCTATTGCGAATTAACCGCTTCAAAAACTGTTGATAAAATTTCAAATCCTATTAGTGTAGATGAAATTCTTAAAGAAGTTTCAGCTGTGCTAAAAATACATAAAGATATCGATGTGATCACGCTTACTGCAAACGGCGAGCCAACTTTGTATCCAAATTTAAAAGAGCTTATTTATAGATTAAATTTAATAAAAGATAGTACAAAGTTATTGATTTTGTCAAATGGAACGGGCGTGCTAAATTCTAAAATTTATGATGCGATTTTGGCGCTTGATATAGTTAAATTTAGCCTTGATAGCGCTATTCAAAAGACATTTCGTAAAATAGATCGCGGAGATAAAAACTTTATAGTATCTGATCTAATAGAAAAGATGTCTGAATTTAGAAAGGAATTTAGAGGCGAGCTTGTGCTTGAAATTCTTGTTGTAAAAGGGCTTAATGACACTAAAGATGAATTTGAAGCTCTAAATTTCGCTATAAATAAAATTTCACCATCAAGAGTAGATATAAGCACTATTGACCGCCCTCCAGCCTATCCTGTAAAAGGTGTTAGTAGGGATACCCTAGAAGAGCTGGCTAACTGTATTATAAATACACCTTGTGTCATAGCTAGTGCCAAATACGGGGGCACAATGCTTGATTTTACTAAAGAAGAATTACTAGAACTCTCTTGTCGTCGTCCTCAAAGTGAGATAGATGTAAAAAATAGCTTTTCTGAAAGCTCAAAGCGCAATTTAAATGAGCTTATAAAAGAAGGCAAGATATATGAAGCAAATGTAGGTGGAGTTAAATTTTATAAAATATCTCGATTTGAATAG
- the hemE gene encoding uroporphyrinogen decarboxylase codes for MIFVDACFKKPTPYTPVWMMRQAGRYLPEYMAVRKSAGDFLSLCKDYKKASEVTIQPVEILGVDAAILFSDILVVPLEMGMDLKFVQGEGPVFSDPIKIKEDLDRLDIQKSIKNLDYVYDTIKLTRENLAQDKALIGFCGAPWTIATYMIEGGGTKTYAVSKKLLYSNPEFMHQILAKVTAALIGYIKEQIKAGVNAVQIFDSWAAALEMSAYFEFGWKYIMDIVDALKAEFPQIPVIVFPKGISGYLDKIDGNFEVFGVDWSTPIELAKAKLSPKFVLQGNMEPTRLYSKSAIDEGLDKILSVMKGAPHIFNLGHGILPDIPVENAKYFIKQVQQKSSK; via the coding sequence ATGATATTTGTAGATGCATGTTTTAAGAAGCCGACCCCTTACACTCCTGTTTGGATGATGCGTCAAGCAGGGCGCTATCTGCCTGAATACATGGCTGTTCGCAAGTCGGCCGGGGATTTTTTGTCGCTTTGTAAAGACTATAAAAAAGCAAGCGAAGTTACGATTCAGCCTGTTGAAATTTTAGGCGTGGATGCAGCTATACTATTTAGCGACATCTTGGTTGTGCCGCTTGAAATGGGCATGGATCTTAAATTTGTGCAAGGCGAGGGGCCTGTGTTTAGCGATCCGATCAAGATAAAAGAGGATTTAGACAGGCTTGATATCCAAAAATCTATCAAAAATTTAGACTATGTATATGATACGATCAAGCTAACGCGCGAAAATTTAGCGCAGGATAAAGCGTTAATCGGCTTTTGCGGTGCTCCTTGGACGATAGCTACCTATATGATAGAAGGTGGCGGGACTAAAACTTATGCGGTTAGTAAGAAACTACTTTATTCAAATCCAGAATTTATGCATCAAATTTTAGCCAAGGTTACGGCCGCTCTCATAGGATATATTAAAGAGCAGATCAAAGCCGGCGTAAATGCGGTGCAAATTTTTGATAGCTGGGCTGCTGCGCTTGAGATGAGTGCGTATTTTGAGTTTGGCTGGAAGTATATCATGGATATAGTAGATGCACTTAAGGCTGAATTTCCGCAAATTCCAGTGATCGTATTTCCAAAAGGTATAAGCGGATATCTTGATAAGATAGATGGAAATTTTGAGGTTTTTGGCGTGGATTGGAGCACTCCAATCGAGCTTGCTAAGGCAAAACTAAGCCCGAAATTTGTACTTCAAGGAAATATGGAGCCAACTAGACTTTACTCAAAATCAGCAATTGATGAGGGTCTAGACAAAATTTTAAGCGTTATGAAAGGCGCGCCTCATATATTTAATTTGGGGCATGGAATTCTGCCTGATATTCCTGTTGAAAATGCAAAATATTTCATAAAGCAGGTGCAACAAAAGAGTTCAAAATAA
- a CDS encoding monooxygenase: MAVILQVDFPQLNGPFGDQMSEQFKGLAESIAKEPGMIWKIWTENEETKEAGGVYCFDNATNAQKYLKMHTERLEKFGFTNIRGKIFNINLPLSLIDKADFLK, encoded by the coding sequence ATGGCAGTAATATTGCAGGTAGATTTTCCGCAGTTAAATGGACCTTTTGGAGATCAGATGTCTGAACAGTTTAAAGGATTGGCTGAGAGTATAGCCAAAGAACCTGGTATGATTTGGAAAATTTGGACCGAAAATGAAGAGACAAAAGAGGCTGGCGGAGTTTATTGTTTTGATAACGCTACAAATGCACAAAAATATCTAAAGATGCATACAGAGCGTTTAGAGAAATTTGGATTTACTAATATTAGAGGTAAAATTTTTAACATCAATTTACCTCTTTCGCTAATTGACAAAGCTGATTTTTTAAAGTAA
- the lepA gene encoding translation elongation factor 4 has protein sequence MKNIRNFSIIAHIDHGKSTLADRLIQECGAVSDREMSSQIMDTMDIEKERGITIKAQSVRLEYSLNGEKFILNLIDTPGHVDFSYEVSRSLASCEGALLVVDASQGVEAQTIANVYIALENNLEIIPVINKIDLPAADPERVKNEIEHVIGLDCSNAIEVSAKSGIGIKELVEAIITRVPPPHGELKSPLKTLIYDSWFDNYLGALALVRVYDGELAKNDEILVMGTGKKHIVLDLMYPNPIAPIKTSKLSAGEVGIVVLGLKNVSDVQVGDTITLAKNPLKEPVGGFERAKPFVFAGLYPIETDKFEDLRDALDKLKLNDSSISYEPETSVALGFGFRVGFLGLLHMEVIKERLEREFDLDLIATAPTVTYEVIQTDGQILAIQNPSQLPPVNKIEVIKEPYVRSTIITPTEFLGNIITLLNNRRAIQTKMDYITPERVLLEYDIPMNEIVMDFYDKLKSSTKGYASFDYEPSEYREGDLVKLDIKVAGETVDALSIIVPESKAQSKGRDFVKAMKEIVPMQLFEVAIQASIGNKIIARETVKSMGKNVTAKCYGGDITRKRKLLEKQKEGKKRMKAIGKVNLPQEAFLSVLKID, from the coding sequence ATGAAAAATATCAGAAATTTTAGCATCATCGCCCACATCGACCACGGCAAAAGCACCCTTGCAGACCGCTTGATCCAAGAGTGCGGAGCAGTAAGCGACCGCGAGATGAGCAGCCAGATAATGGACACGATGGATATCGAAAAAGAGCGTGGTATCACGATAAAAGCTCAAAGCGTAAGGCTTGAGTATAGCTTAAACGGCGAAAAATTTATCCTAAACCTAATCGACACTCCGGGCCACGTCGACTTTAGCTACGAAGTAAGCAGAAGCCTTGCAAGTTGCGAAGGAGCGCTGCTTGTGGTTGATGCAAGCCAAGGAGTCGAGGCTCAAACGATAGCAAACGTCTACATCGCACTTGAAAACAACCTTGAAATCATCCCCGTGATAAATAAAATCGACCTTCCCGCAGCCGATCCAGAGCGTGTAAAAAACGAGATAGAGCACGTTATCGGGCTTGACTGCTCAAATGCTATCGAAGTAAGCGCAAAGAGCGGCATAGGTATAAAAGAGCTTGTTGAAGCGATCATCACGCGTGTTCCACCACCTCACGGAGAGCTAAAAAGTCCGCTTAAGACGCTGATTTATGATAGCTGGTTTGACAACTACCTTGGTGCGCTGGCTCTTGTGCGCGTGTATGACGGCGAGTTAGCGAAAAACGACGAAATTTTGGTTATGGGCACAGGCAAGAAGCATATCGTGCTTGATCTCATGTATCCAAACCCGATAGCACCGATTAAGACAAGCAAGCTAAGTGCTGGCGAAGTAGGTATCGTAGTTCTTGGACTTAAAAACGTAAGCGACGTGCAAGTTGGCGACACGATAACGCTTGCTAAAAATCCGCTCAAAGAGCCGGTTGGTGGCTTTGAAAGGGCAAAGCCATTTGTATTTGCGGGGCTTTATCCGATAGAAACGGACAAATTTGAAGATCTGCGCGATGCGCTTGATAAACTCAAGCTAAACGATAGCTCGATAAGCTATGAGCCTGAGACTTCAGTCGCTCTTGGATTTGGCTTTCGCGTTGGATTTTTGGGACTGCTTCACATGGAAGTTATCAAAGAGCGCTTAGAGCGTGAATTTGATCTTGACTTAATCGCAACCGCGCCAACCGTGACATACGAAGTCATCCAAACGGACGGGCAAATTTTAGCTATCCAAAACCCAAGTCAGCTTCCGCCTGTAAATAAAATCGAAGTGATAAAAGAGCCATATGTGCGCTCAACTATCATCACACCGACTGAATTTTTAGGCAACATTATCACGCTTCTAAATAACCGCAGAGCGATCCAGACCAAGATGGACTACATCACTCCAGAGCGCGTGCTGCTTGAATACGACATACCGATGAATGAGATCGTGATGGACTTTTACGATAAGCTAAAATCAAGCACAAAAGGCTACGCGAGCTTTGATTATGAGCCTAGCGAGTACCGCGAAGGAGATCTGGTAAAGCTTGATATCAAGGTTGCCGGCGAAACGGTTGATGCGCTCTCTATCATCGTGCCTGAAAGCAAGGCGCAAAGCAAGGGTCGCGACTTCGTAAAAGCGATGAAGGAGATAGTGCCAATGCAGCTCTTTGAAGTGGCTATCCAAGCAAGTATCGGAAATAAAATCATAGCGCGCGAGACGGTTAAATCAATGGGCAAAAACGTCACAGCCAAGTGCTACGGCGGCGATATAACGCGTAAAAGAAAGTTGCTTGAAAAGCAAAAAGAGGGTAAAAAGAGGATGAAGGCTATAGGCAAGGTAAATTTACCGCAAGAGGCGTTTTTAAGCGTGCTTAAGATAGATTAA
- a CDS encoding YajG family lipoprotein yields the protein MKKYILSILIAFAFLGCSQRSDVLNLSPYQSNSNNLRLNRQIHINSVTDMRQNKSVIATITDSKGSVSEYITLQNDIKAWLQDGITNELVRLGGNVSNFSNDLIVDIEIVELKANLSGYSSDNLKGTAKLTLTIKKGETTITKNVAQSQTKFAPIHTSGAFDKFLNELLNDIVKRAAIQILKS from the coding sequence ATGAAAAAATATATCCTATCCATCTTGATCGCCTTTGCTTTTTTAGGCTGTTCTCAAAGAAGTGATGTACTAAATTTAAGCCCATATCAATCAAATTCAAACAACCTAAGACTCAATAGACAGATCCATATAAATAGCGTAACAGATATGCGCCAAAACAAAAGCGTAATAGCTACAATTACCGATTCAAAGGGAAGCGTCAGCGAGTATATCACACTTCAAAACGATATTAAAGCTTGGCTACAAGACGGCATCACAAACGAGCTAGTAAGGCTTGGCGGAAATGTGAGTAATTTTTCAAACGATTTAATAGTAGATATAGAAATAGTTGAACTCAAGGCCAATTTAAGCGGATATAGCAGTGATAATCTAAAAGGTACCGCCAAACTCACTCTTACAATAAAAAAAGGAGAGACTACCATTACAAAAAACGTAGCTCAAAGCCAGACAAAATTCGCACCTATTCATACAAGCGGAGCTTTTGATAAATTTTTAAATGAGCTTTTAAACGATATTGTAAAAAGAGCTGCTATTCAAATTCTAAAAAGCTAG
- a CDS encoding ComF family protein, producing MRCVNCGNFSLKIVCKTCANHLKNSSLRTRILEDGFKIYSFFDYSEIKNLLSSKHKFHGNFIYKFLANLSFKQFAKEFKFGSFINAVAIDDRVKSDYSHTAILAKALKNNEIKPLYASLHATSNITYAGKDLAYRLKNPRNLKINKKPEFPVILVDDIITTGTTILEAKNTLEKAGVQVLFALVLADAKY from the coding sequence ATGCGTTGCGTTAATTGTGGAAATTTTAGCCTAAAAATAGTCTGCAAAACTTGTGCTAATCATCTTAAAAACTCATCTTTAAGAACTAGAATTTTAGAAGACGGGTTTAAAATTTACAGTTTTTTTGATTATTCTGAAATTAAAAATTTGCTCTCTTCAAAACATAAATTTCACGGAAATTTCATCTATAAATTTTTAGCAAATTTAAGCTTTAAACAGTTTGCTAAAGAGTTTAAATTTGGCTCTTTTATAAATGCAGTTGCAATAGATGATAGAGTTAAATCTGACTATTCTCACACGGCAATTTTAGCAAAAGCTCTTAAAAATAATGAGATAAAGCCACTTTATGCCAGCCTACATGCAACCTCAAATATAACTTATGCAGGAAAAGATTTAGCCTATCGCCTAAAAAATCCAAGAAATTTAAAAATCAACAAAAAGCCCGAATTTCCAGTTATCCTAGTAGATGACATAATAACCACAGGCACAACAATTTTAGAAGCCAAAAACACACTTGAAAAAGCTGGAGTTCAAGTACTATTCGCACTAGTATTAGCCGATGCAAAGTATTAG
- the gyrA gene encoding DNA gyrase subunit A, whose translation MENIFEANQDIEVVDIEDSIKTSYLDYSMSVIIGRALPDARDGLKPVHRRILYAMNDLGVGSRSPYKKSARIVGDVIGKYHPHGDTAVYDALVRMAQSFSMRYPTVDGQGNFGSVDGDGAAAMRYTEARMTTLAEELLRDIDKDTVDFIPNYDDSTTEPDVLPSRVPNLLLNGSSGIAVGMATNIPPHSLDELIDGLLLVLDNKNATLEEVMQYIKGPDFPTGGIIFGKKGIIEAYKTGRGRVKIRAKTHIEKKPNKDVIVIDELPYQANKARLIEQIADLVKDKQIEGISEVRDESDREGIRVVIELKRDAMSDIVLNNLFKSTTMESTFGVIMLAINNKEPKVFSLIELLKLFLNHRKTVIIRRTIFELQKARARAHILEGLKIALDNIDEVIELIKNSADTATARDGLMSQFGLSELQSNAILDMRLSKLTGLEREKLDNELKELIAEIARLDEILKSETLLEKLIKDELLDLKNKFKVPRVTEIVDDYDDIDIEDLIPNENMVVTITHRGYIKRVPSKQYEKQKRGGKGKVAVTTYDDDFIESFFTSNTHDTLMFVTDRGQLYWLKVYKIPEGSRTAKGKAVVNLIQLQPDEKIKAIIPTTDFAENKSLAFFTKNGIVKRTNLSEFKNIRSIGVKAISLDENDELVTALIVESDENEIIPPVLDDDSNFEAVEPIEIQDEIDGSEALEEETDSTAQGKMLFIVTKKGMCLKFNVSKVRQMGRTARGVTGIKFKEPADEVVGAAVIEHNEQEVLSISQKGIGKRTTADEYRLTNRGGKGVICMKLTNRTGDLIGVVMVDEEMDLMALTSSGKMIRVDMQTIRKAGRNTSGVIVVNVDGDEVVSVARCPKAEEDGTDQDLNTDGGDDSASILE comes from the coding sequence ATGGAAAATATATTTGAAGCAAATCAAGATATCGAAGTAGTTGATATTGAAGATTCGATAAAGACTAGCTATCTTGACTACTCTATGAGCGTTATTATCGGACGTGCATTGCCAGATGCAAGAGACGGGTTAAAGCCTGTTCACAGAAGAATTTTATACGCTATGAACGATCTTGGAGTAGGATCAAGAAGTCCCTATAAGAAATCGGCTCGTATAGTCGGTGACGTAATAGGTAAGTACCACCCGCATGGAGATACGGCAGTATATGATGCGCTTGTTAGAATGGCTCAAAGCTTCTCTATGCGTTATCCGACTGTCGACGGACAAGGAAACTTTGGCTCAGTTGACGGAGATGGCGCTGCTGCGATGCGTTATACAGAAGCCAGGATGACCACTTTAGCCGAAGAGCTTTTAAGAGATATCGATAAAGACACAGTTGATTTTATTCCCAACTACGATGACAGCACTACAGAGCCTGATGTTTTACCTAGCCGTGTTCCAAATTTACTTTTAAACGGCTCAAGCGGTATAGCCGTAGGTATGGCCACAAACATCCCTCCGCATAGCCTTGATGAACTTATAGATGGACTACTGCTTGTTCTTGATAATAAAAATGCCACTCTTGAAGAGGTGATGCAGTATATAAAAGGTCCAGATTTCCCTACTGGCGGTATAATATTTGGCAAAAAAGGCATAATAGAAGCTTATAAAACAGGCAGAGGACGCGTAAAAATAAGGGCTAAAACCCATATAGAAAAAAAACCAAATAAAGATGTAATAGTCATAGACGAGCTTCCTTATCAAGCAAATAAAGCACGTCTAATAGAGCAGATCGCAGACCTTGTGAAAGATAAGCAGATAGAAGGTATTAGCGAAGTTAGAGATGAGAGTGATAGAGAAGGAATCCGAGTAGTAATCGAGCTCAAACGTGACGCAATGAGCGATATAGTGCTAAACAATCTATTTAAATCCACAACGATGGAAAGCACCTTTGGCGTTATAATGCTTGCGATAAACAACAAAGAGCCTAAGGTATTTAGCCTGATCGAGCTTTTAAAGCTATTTCTAAACCACAGAAAAACAGTCATAATTAGACGCACAATATTTGAACTACAAAAGGCTCGAGCAAGAGCTCATATTTTAGAGGGCTTAAAAATAGCTCTCGATAATATTGATGAGGTTATAGAGCTTATTAAAAATAGTGCCGATACAGCTACGGCAAGAGATGGGCTAATGTCTCAATTTGGCCTTTCAGAACTTCAATCAAATGCGATTTTGGATATGAGGCTAAGCAAGCTTACAGGGCTAGAGCGTGAGAAACTGGATAATGAGCTAAAAGAGCTAATTGCAGAGATAGCAAGACTGGATGAAATTTTAAAAAGCGAAACACTTCTTGAAAAACTTATCAAAGATGAGCTTTTAGATCTTAAGAATAAATTCAAGGTTCCAAGAGTTACAGAGATAGTAGATGACTACGATGATATCGATATCGAAGATCTAATCCCTAATGAAAACATGGTCGTAACCATCACTCACAGAGGATACATAAAACGCGTGCCAAGCAAGCAGTATGAGAAACAAAAACGCGGTGGCAAGGGCAAAGTGGCCGTAACGACTTACGATGATGACTTTATCGAGAGCTTCTTTACTTCAAATACTCATGATACGCTGATGTTTGTGACTGATCGTGGACAGCTATACTGGCTAAAAGTTTATAAAATTCCTGAGGGAAGTCGCACAGCCAAAGGCAAAGCTGTAGTAAATCTAATCCAACTTCAGCCTGACGAGAAAATCAAAGCGATCATTCCCACAACAGACTTCGCAGAGAATAAATCACTTGCCTTCTTTACTAAAAATGGTATCGTAAAACGCACAAATTTAAGTGAATTTAAAAACATACGTTCAATAGGAGTTAAAGCTATAAGCCTGGATGAAAATGACGAGCTAGTAACTGCACTGATAGTAGAAAGTGATGAAAACGAAATAATACCTCCGGTTCTAGACGATGATTCAAATTTTGAGGCAGTAGAGCCAATTGAAATTCAAGATGAAATTGACGGTAGCGAAGCTTTAGAAGAAGAGACAGATAGCACAGCTCAAGGCAAGATGTTATTTATAGTTACCAAGAAAGGAATGTGCCTTAAATTTAATGTATCTAAAGTTCGCCAGATGGGAAGAACCGCTCGCGGCGTAACTGGTATTAAATTTAAAGAACCAGCAGATGAAGTCGTAGGCGCAGCGGTAATCGAGCATAACGAACAAGAGGTACTTAGCATATCTCAAAAGGGTATCGGTAAGCGTACAACTGCTGATGAGTATCGATTAACAAACCGTGGAGGCAAGGGCGTAATATGCATGAAGCTTACAAATAGAACAGGCGATCTAATAGGCGTAGTGATGGTTGATGAAGAGATGGATCTAATGGCTCTTACATCAAGCGGAAAGATGATAAGAGTCGATATGCAAACTATCAGAAAAGCCGGACGCAACACAAGCGGTGTTATAGTAGTAAATGTAGATGGGGACGAGGTTGTAAGTGTAGCAAGATGCCCTAAAGCAGAAGAAGATGGCACAGATCAGGATCTAAACACCGATGGCGGAGATGATAGTGCTAGTATTTTGGAATAA
- a CDS encoding LPP20 family lipoprotein, with product MKSLYVALLGLSIIIMSGCSSKNNDISAASQNIVVQKVDKDDIRYVMKQEKMIYDAEPAEATFSAVGEGIAPLNTVSHAQSLALAKRAAIADAHRQLAEKLYGVKINSRDTVRDAMLKDSTITAQVSGLIKNASIVEQDFKDGLYRVRMELRLDQNKWQEIFAY from the coding sequence ATGAAGAGTTTGTATGTTGCATTGCTTGGTTTATCTATTATTATCATGAGCGGATGCTCCAGTAAAAACAACGATATAAGTGCGGCTAGTCAAAATATTGTTGTCCAAAAAGTAGATAAAGACGATATTAGATACGTTATGAAACAAGAGAAAATGATATACGATGCAGAACCTGCAGAAGCCACATTTAGTGCCGTAGGCGAAGGCATAGCCCCTCTTAATACCGTATCACACGCTCAATCTCTTGCGCTTGCTAAACGTGCAGCTATTGCGGACGCGCACAGACAGCTTGCAGAAAAGCTTTATGGAGTTAAAATCAATTCAAGAGACACTGTAAGAGATGCGATGCTAAAAGATTCAACTATAACAGCCCAAGTAAGCGGCCTTATCAAAAACGCTTCCATAGTTGAGCAAGATTTCAAAGACGGCTTATACCGCGTTAGAATGGAACTTAGACTAGATCAAAACAAGTGGCAAGAAATTTTTGCATATTAA
- a CDS encoding sigma-54-dependent transcriptional regulator: MNIVIVEDDINMRKSLEIALGEYEELKIKSYKSAIEALKKMSDDTDLIITDINMPGMDGLEFIKTLDGKFDIIIMTGNATLNKAIESVRLGVKDFLTKPFDVETLYEAIKRVKILKEKIPANFKKQNNKNLETKNDFFATSPALQKSLDMAKKAAMTDVSIMLTGESGVGKELFANFIHKNSPRKDKPFVALNMAAIPENLIESELFGFEKGAFTDAQAQKKGQFEIADGGTLFLDEIGEMPVNLQPKLLRVIQEREITRLGATKSTKIDVRILCATNANLQNSIKDGKFREDLFYRLNTIPILIPPLRDRKEEILPIAKRVLENSCLEFGFESKQFSKEAETELEEYEFPGNIRELISVVQRAAIMSEGAKISAQDLFLEARKKKDTSEIQKEILQDIIKSVNGNLKEACEILDISEDKLKTKLQKYNIKVGI; the protein is encoded by the coding sequence ATGAACATAGTCATCGTCGAAGACGATATCAATATGAGAAAATCCCTTGAAATCGCACTTGGTGAATATGAAGAGCTAAAAATCAAAAGCTATAAAAGCGCAATCGAAGCTCTAAAAAAAATGAGTGACGATACGGATTTAATTATAACAGATATCAATATGCCCGGCATGGATGGACTTGAGTTCATTAAGACTCTTGATGGTAAATTTGACATCATTATAATGACAGGAAACGCTACTTTAAATAAGGCTATAGAGAGTGTCAGGTTAGGAGTAAAGGACTTTTTAACCAAGCCTTTTGATGTTGAGACGCTTTATGAAGCAATTAAAAGAGTTAAAATTTTAAAAGAAAAGATACCTGCTAATTTCAAAAAACAAAACAATAAAAATTTAGAAACAAAAAATGATTTTTTTGCCACATCGCCAGCCCTTCAAAAATCCCTTGATATGGCAAAAAAAGCCGCAATGACAGATGTAAGCATAATGTTAACTGGAGAAAGTGGAGTTGGCAAAGAGCTATTTGCAAATTTCATTCATAAAAATTCTCCTCGCAAAGACAAGCCATTTGTGGCTCTAAATATGGCGGCAATTCCAGAAAATTTGATAGAGAGTGAACTATTTGGCTTTGAAAAAGGGGCTTTTACCGATGCACAAGCTCAAAAAAAGGGTCAGTTCGAGATAGCTGACGGCGGCACTTTGTTTTTAGACGAGATAGGAGAGATGCCAGTAAATTTGCAGCCAAAACTTTTAAGAGTAATTCAAGAGCGTGAAATAACGAGACTTGGAGCTACAAAAAGCACTAAAATAGATGTCAGAATATTATGTGCCACAAATGCAAATTTACAAAATTCGATAAAAGATGGAAAATTTAGAGAGGATCTTTTTTATAGACTAAATACAATTCCTATTTTAATCCCGCCTCTAAGAGATCGAAAAGAAGAAATTTTACCGATTGCAAAAAGAGTGCTTGAAAACTCCTGCCTTGAATTTGGTTTTGAAAGCAAACAATTTTCAAAAGAAGCTGAAACAGAGCTTGAAGAATATGAATTCCCGGGAAATATAAGAGAGCTAATATCAGTAGTTCAGCGAGCGGCTATTATGAGCGAAGGTGCTAAAATTTCTGCGCAAGATTTATTTTTAGAAGCCAGAAAGAAAAAGGATACGAGCGAAATTCAAAAGGAAATTTTGCAAGATATTATTAAAAGTGTTAACGGAAATCTAAAAGAGGCATGTGAAATTTTGGATATAAGCGAAGATAAGTTAAAAACAAAACTACAAAAATACAACATAAAGGTTGGAATATGA